TGATGCGAGCGACGGATTCGCCGGACTCCCTGCCCAACACATTCTTTGATCTCGATACAAAGTTCCACGCAAGCATAGTGGATGCCGGAGCGGGCACGCGCTTCCTCTCGATCTACAACGGCATTAAGCCCCACACGGAGCGGTATTGGTGGCTCTATTCGAGTTCCAGCCCGAATGAGCTGAAACTCTCTTTTGAGGAACATAAACCAATTATCGAAGCCGTTGCCGAAGGCGATGCCGACGCTGCCGAACGGGCTTTGCAGGCCAACTGGGAGCGTGGCGCAGAGCGCCTGGTCAAGGTCATTGCGCGATTCGGCGAGCGCGGCAGTATCGACTAACTCGCTCCGCTAACTCTTCGTCTTGTTATGTCCACTTCGTGGCCGGAGTTTTCGTCACGATGCCTATTCTGGATTGTCGCCGTCATCCAAACCAAGCTCCGGCGTTCTCCACACAATATTCTTCTTCATGGCGAGAAAGCCTGTAGGCCGGTAGAGTCTCATCTCGAAGTGAAGAACCTTTGCGTCGCTGGCGGCCCACTTCGCAATAATCTCCTGGGGAGGTCCGACGGCCGTCAATTCCTGCTCGGAGCCGGCTATCTTCTTGCCATTTTGATCAAGGACCACCCATTCCACCCGGTAGTTCTTTAGATCGTAGGATGGCAATTCATTCTCGGCACGACGGCGGATCCCCGCAGTGAACCCGACAGGAGTTCCCTTATCGTCGTATCTCCACTTGACCTCGATATGCGCCGGAGAATTCTCCATCTGCCATGCGTAATAGGAGGGTCGGCGTTGGCGATTTTTATCAACTAATCCATGATCGACAAAGTCGTCCTGCTGGCCGGGCCGCAGGTTATGAAACGAGTGGTAGTCCTGGTAGCACCAGAACAATGCGCCTGCAATCCAGTCGCGCTGGGCAAATAAAGCAAGCTGCTTGTGAATGATCTCTACGCGCACCACGTCCGCCGCCTGTGTACTGGTCGCATAAATACCGGGAGTACCAAACTCCGAAACGATGACCATCTTCCCCGGATATCCCTTTTCAATCCGGTCCAGCGCGGGGGGCAGCATGCTCTCCGGACCGTCCCAGGATCCAAAGTATTCGTTCCACATAATGAAGTCTGCCAGGCTGGATGCATTCGTCGCCGGATCGTTTACGAACGCAATCATGTCATCGGCAAAGCTCACAAACCGCCGAGGATCCAATTGCTTCACAAACGGATACATCGTCTTGAAATATTCGATTCCGCCTGGCGTATTCGTGGCGCTCTCATTGTCCACGCTCCAGGCAAAGATGCTTGGGTGGTTATAATTCTGCTCAATCAGTTCCTGCATCTCCCGCTTGGCGAGCGCGATGACTTTGGGATCCCTCATCTGCTTCTCGCTGAACTGCCACATCGGAATTTCCGGAATCATCAGAATGCCGTTCTTATCGGCATAGTCGTAGATCAGCGGATGCTGCGGGTAGTGAACCGGGCGCGCCAG
This DNA window, taken from Acidisarcina sp., encodes the following:
- a CDS encoding glycoside hydrolase family 2 TIM barrel-domain containing protein, which encodes MIFQSAVRKGLFVCGVLCAVLSMSAAGACSTRIDLNEDWHFRVDPSKAGMQTGWSNALPAQTEEVSLPHTWNIGEHYRYEGDAWYFKTFARDPALQTRRIEIHFGATFYASRVWLNGHLLGEHEGGFTEYYFDATPYLKDVNFLAVEINNEPKVDTIPGIPLKSGPESTIYDWWPYGGIIRGVWLTAGDETVLRWQHIDATPSNGDAEIRDNLRVENHGTRTQDVLVRLAAHSLTDSADEATVEKWVQIAPGSQDVSLSLTLKHAHLWDFDHPYLYRMDASLQSRDGKQSDSIRDNFGVRTVTIRDRKLYLNEARVRLSGLSRHEDSPWEGTAETRGTIKHDYDDLKNLQTTLARPVHYPQHPLIYDYADKNGILMIPEIPMWQFSEKQMRDPKVIALAKREMQELIEQNYNHPSIFAWSVDNESATNTPGGIEYFKTMYPFVKQLDPRRFVSFADDMIAFVNDPATNASSLADFIMWNEYFGSWDGPESMLPPALDRIEKGYPGKMVIVSEFGTPGIYATSTQAADVVRVEIIHKQLALFAQRDWIAGALFWCYQDYHSFHNLRPGQQDDFVDHGLVDKNRQRRPSYYAWQMENSPAHIEVKWRYDDKGTPVGFTAGIRRRAENELPSYDLKNYRVEWVVLDQNGKKIAGSEQELTAVGPPQEIIAKWAASDAKVLHFEMRLYRPTGFLAMKKNIVWRTPELGLDDGDNPE